The DNA window TCATCCACATGTCTTCCTGGATATGGGCGACGATTCGGAACGCGTCTGCCCCTATTGCTCGACGCTCTACCGCTACAATCCGCAGCTCAAGGCGAACGAAACCGTCCCGGCCGATTGCGTCTTCGACGAAGAGGCCGTTTGATCCCGAAATCGGCCGTGGTTGAGCGCAGGATTGT is part of the Chelativorans sp. AA-79 genome and encodes:
- a CDS encoding zinc-finger domain-containing protein: MAGHATPHFQNTNGYPSIEIGVKEFMCVGATPPFDHPHVFLDMGDDSERVCPYCSTLYRYNPQLKANETVPADCVFDEEAV